The Thermosipho japonicus region ATCTGGATCTGGCAAAGACATAAATGGATGTCCTTCTTCTCCTTCAAATCTCCATTCTTCTATCCTGTTTACCGCCAGCCCTCCTATTACTACTGTCCCTTTTTCTCCAAATATTGCTAGCTTTTCATGCAAGTTCTTTGGATATATCGTTGTTGTCCCTTCTATCATTCCTACTTTTCCATCTTTAAACTTTATTATCGCTCCTCCAAAGTCTTCTGCTTCTATATATGGGTGACTAAAGTTCTTTATTACCCCATATACTTCTTCTATCTCTCCTCCAAGCATCCACTGCAGCAAGTCTATGTTATGTGTACATTGGTTCATCAATGCTCCTCCATCTTTCTCCCATGTCCCTCTCCAACTTGCTTGTTTGTAATAACTTTCGTTCCTATTCCATCTTATTGTCGCAACTCCATAATGAACTTCTCCAAAATCTTTTCCTTCTATCTTTTTCCTTAACTCTTGTATCGGTGGATTAAACCTGTTTTGAAAACATACTTCAAGCTTTAAATTTTTCTCTTTTGAAAGTTTTATCATTTCATCTGCATGTTTTGTAGATAGCGCCATTGGTTTTTCAACAAGCACATGTTTTCCATTACTTAATGCTTCCATTGCTATCTCATAATGGCTTCCGCTATCTGTTGCAATAGCTACTGCATCTATGTCTTCTCTCTTTAGAAGTTTTTTAAAATCTGTTTCAACTTCCGGTCTTTTTCCTATTCTTTCTTCAAAAATATCAGCGCAATTTGATGCTTTTTCTTTTACTATGTCACATACTGCAACCACATCAAATAATTCTTTGTTTTGTATCAATGCCTCTGTATGTTTTTTTGTTGCTATCCTTCCACATCCTATCAATGCTAGTTTTAACATATATCTTCCTCCTATCCTAAAACGACATCAAGTGCAGACATTATAAAGAAACCTATTATTAAAAAGTACGTTGACAATCTTTCATTTCCTCGAAGATGTGTCTCTGGAATTACCTCATCACTTATTACAAATATCATAGCACCACCAGCAAATGCCATCATATATGGAAGAAGCGCTCTTGAAATAGATACTATTCCAGAACCTAAAATACCTCCAATTATCTCAACTACACCAGTTAAAAATGCCACCCAAAACGATGTTTTTACAGAATACCCGGCATTTAACAGTGCTGCAGCAACAGCAGCTCCTTCTGGTATATTTTGCGCTCCAATTGCAAATGCTATATTTAATGCTTGATCTGAAAACGCACTCACACCAACCGCCATACCTTCAGGTAAATTGTGAATTGTAATTGCAATAACAAAAAGCCATATTTTACTTAGTCTTTTAAGTTCAGCACCTTCGTGCCCCTTTAAAAAGTGCTCATGTGGTGAGTATTT contains the following coding sequences:
- a CDS encoding ZIP family metal transporter, encoding MNLFLKGILLSSAAGMATSLGAIPFLLFRKGASEKFIDALLGMAAGIMLAASAFSLVAPSIELGGLLRFAIGFFLGAILVDLMDKYSPHEHFLKGHEGAELKRLSKIWLFVIAITIHNLPEGMAVGVSAFSDQALNIAFAIGAQNIPEGAAVAAALLNAGYSVKTSFWVAFLTGVVEIIGGILGSGIVSISRALLPYMMAFAGGAMIFVISDEVIPETHLRGNERLSTYFLIIGFFIMSALDVVLG
- a CDS encoding Gfo/Idh/MocA family protein yields the protein MLKLALIGCGRIATKKHTEALIQNKELFDVVAVCDIVKEKASNCADIFEERIGKRPEVETDFKKLLKREDIDAVAIATDSGSHYEIAMEALSNGKHVLVEKPMALSTKHADEMIKLSKEKNLKLEVCFQNRFNPPIQELRKKIEGKDFGEVHYGVATIRWNRNESYYKQASWRGTWEKDGGALMNQCTHNIDLLQWMLGGEIEEVYGVIKNFSHPYIEAEDFGGAIIKFKDGKVGMIEGTTTIYPKNLHEKLAIFGEKGTVVIGGLAVNRIEEWRFEGEEGHPFMSLPDPDTVYGSGHVPLYRDFYESIVNDRKPYISGEDGKKAVEIVLAIYKSALEGKPVKFPFEFSTYEIKEKKYEI